Sequence from the Zeugodacus cucurbitae isolate PBARC_wt_2022May chromosome 2, idZeuCucr1.2, whole genome shotgun sequence genome:
cgaataaaaatttatatgagtCATGTATCAGGGTTGCCAAGCAGTTAGCAATTAGTACATAAAATTTCATAGCAACTGACTCTAAACTCAATATTTACGAATTCActaaaatatattctataagaaaaaaaaaaacgattttaaatttgattaaatttatttcatatttcattgaaTAAATCAAACCTCTTGATAATAGAGCAcagatacaaaattttaatttgttatattatattcccttttcgaacattttaaatacagaaattaatccataaaaataagaattgtTGAATAAGTTGTGTCCACACATCTTTAACAcatcaataaaattcaattaaatatagtaataaattttattgcatatattttgtatgtccTTTCATGATTCCTTTATTTCTATGCTTAATTCTTTTATTCCTTATTGCATTCACATTACCCTAAAAAATCTTTTgggtaaattttatttgttgccaTCAAACATACACattgaataaattatataagagactaagatttgaaaaaaaatgtatgtattcattTTAGAATAAAACAAAGTGAAGTTAGTCTCCTAATTAAAGCAATGCTAAATTTTATGTGCATGTATTCAATTAAGTTGACATTTTTAAGGAATaaggtttattttttaatgtgataACTTTCATTACATTAAGCTTTCAATCTACAACGCCTATAGATGCAGTGAAATTCACGCATTTACCTATTTACTTATGAATGATGTTTTGTTTCTATAGTGCCGAACATCAGATTTGGCATCTATTCTGGGGGACATAAGAAAAGTTCACACAAACATTCTCACCTACACATTCATATAGATCACACATACACGCGCTTCCGACCACGACTACGACCACGCCTACAATGCACCGCAGCTTTCCATGCGCCCTCTTCCGTAGTACTTTTGCACTGATCAACTGTGATATGctcttatttattgttttaggtGTAACAGTTAATGGTTCTGCTATGTTGTGGATGAATGCTGCAGTGGGAATTGGAATtgggcgttgttgttgttgttgtgaccaGTTATTTATGTCTGAATTGGGCTCTCACGAAATAAAGCAATTGCTCTTTTCTTGTGGATTGCCATTTTCACTTTCAATAGATATGAGAAGTCGATGAAATATATCAGCAACAGACTGAAGTAAGAAATTATATAcaagcaaattttaaaatataatttccatgCCATGTACCTCATTTTGCTTAGCTGATGTTTCCAAAAATATAGCCCGCCATGATTCAGCTAATTTACGCCCCTCTTCTGTAGACACCATACGCTCTTGATGTAAATCGGTTTTATTTCCAACTAATACAACAGGTACACtggaaaatatgtatgaatgtgaaaGTAATTGacgtaattttatttaaaagattaaaaaatctattttagttttttacttACTATTTCTTCCCCATTACATCTAATAATTTTTCGTAAATGATTTTGATTACTTCAAACGACTTTTGACTTGTTATTGAATAGACAAGCACATATCCATGGAAATCCATGCTATATTGCACAGGGAATATGCTGTACTCATCCTGACCAGCTGTATCAACTACTTTCACATCGTAGTCCTGCGAATTGACTCGAGCTATTTTTGTAAAGGCTAAAGTGAgagaaaacaattatataaattatatggtaAATTAATTGTGTGAGAATATCTATTATTATAACTAAGCTGTTTATATAAGATTAGgagcaattaaatttataacacATTTAACAATGATTATTTCTTCTAAACCcgatattttgtaatttctgtGATGGTTGTATTTCTTCACGCTTCATAATTTAATCCATTTGTGGTTTTatgttattgctattgcaaAAATCAATTAGATTGAGGACAAATGAGATGATTTTTTTGTTCCGATTTGGAGAAAAACAGagaaatacatttaattcgCATGATtgatttttaagttaaaattttggGAACtctacatacacaaacatatgcacTATTAAGGTATCGAATATCACAAAGTAAGTAGAGAGAGTATGAATTGTTAAATAATCAAATTCAACTgcgtaatttgtttaaaaatgtttaacaaactGGTATATACAGCGGATTACTTGTAGAGCAACTTCCCTATTTGTCACATACAGTGGTGGCCATATCATATGCAACTTAAACAcgattttagaaaaagtatGTATATCTTACCATTAAACTTGGGAGACTGTTGATtggtaatgaaattattttaatttggtattattactattatttagcgCTTATAAACCAAAAGATTtgcattcttaaaaaaaaatacgaataccATTTTGATTTCACCTCTTAAATTACGTGGACAAAACATATACAACTTTTTGGaagcaaaagtaaaaaataagttttactaatatttttttacaaatccattgttttttttatcacttcacGACATCTTCTTGGCATTTAGGCAATTAAGTTCTCAAAGATTTTCATCAGAATCGATTTTCAGGCTCTTTGAAGTCTACCTAAAAGTTATCGGTATTTTCAATGTTAGTCCTATCTATGCGCCTTTTAATCAGCTTTTACAAATTCTCGAAAGGTTTTAGATCTAGGGCTATTCCAAAACATTgataatatttgcttaaatacAAGATTTGGCATATTTAAACGTGTCCTTTGGGTCGTTTTCCGGTTCGAAGACCCAACTTCATGGCATTTCCCACTCAGAATAGGCCAAAATTACACTTTGTAAAATGCATTTGTAGTCGTACTGAttcataattcaataatttctatataatagTCTAACTCCGTTAGCAGAAAAGTAGCCCGACACCAATACATGACCCTAAAAGCTTCACTATGAGGTTATCGTCCCGTATAAAAACCGATGGATTTATTAAAGATAAAAGCCAAGTGTTTAAAATTCGTTAAAGAGCATCTAAATTGGCTAATCAGTAAATGGAAAACGATTCTATTCCGCGATGAGTAAAAATTCAACTTAATAGGCAGTGATGGCATGTTTTATGTGCGATGTCCTTTCCATAAGAGATATGATCCCGACAATTAAGCATGGTGGAGGCCATGTAATGGTGTGGGACTGCTTTTCTGCTAACGGAGTTGGGctattatatacaatttatgaaattatgggTCAGTCCGAGTACAAAtggatttaaaaaagtttaattttaccTTATTAAGAATAGGAAATGCCATTGTTTTGGGTGTTCGACCGGAAAACGACCCAAAGGACACGTTCAAATATG
This genomic interval carries:
- the LOC105212288 gene encoding GTP-binding protein Rheb homolog, with protein sequence MPLKERNIAMMGYSSVGKSSLCIQFVEGQFVDSYDPTIENTFTKIARVNSQDYDVKVVDTAGQDEYSIFPVQYSMDFHGYVLVYSITSQKSFEVIKIIYEKLLDVMGKKYVPVVLVGNKTDLHQERMVSTEEGRKLAESWRAIFLETSAKQNESVADIFHRLLISIESENGNPQEKSNCFIS